The Nitrospirota bacterium genome contains the following window.
TCGCCGCAGCAGCGGCAGTCGCCTTCGCGCAGGAGGACATCAAGAAGGCGCAGGCGTGCAAGTATTGCGGCATGGACCGGGAGAAGTTCAGCCACAGCAGGATGCTGATCGATTACGACGACGGTGTTTCAGTAGGGACCTGCAGCATTCACTGCGCTGCCGTCGATCTCTCCCTCACTATCGACAAGACGCCGAAGATGACGGGCGTCGGCGACTTCGCCACGAAGAGGCTCGTCGATGCTGAAAAGGCGTACTGGGTGCTCGGGGGCAGCAAGCCGGGCGTGATGACGAAGCGGGCGAAGTGGGCGTTCGGGCAGAAGGGCGATGCCGAGGCCTTCATGAAGGAAAACGGCGGGAAGCTGGTCACCTATGACGAAGCGATGAAGGCAGCCTACGAGGACATGTACCAGGATACGAAGATGATCCGGGACAAGAGGAAGATGATGAAGATGAAGAGCACGGAGCGGCACGCGCAGTAGCCGCGTGTGGTGGTCTAACGATGATGAGATCGTTTATGAAGAGGCCGGAAACGGTAATAGGCGCAGCCCTCGTGGCAGTACTCTTCACGCTATCGCCCTTTGCTGCCGGTTCCGCCGAAGGCCCTCTCAAGCCCTCTCCGAAGGACAAGTGCCCTGTCTGCGGCATGTTTGTCGCCAAATATGTCGACTGGATCGCCGGCGTCACGTTCAAGGACGGCTCCTCCGCGATATTCGACGGGGCAAAGGATATGTTCAAGTATCTCTTCGCTATAAAGAAATACGCTCCGGCACGGAACCGGCAGGATATCGAAAAGATATACGTCACTGACTACTACACCCTGAAGATGGTCGACGGAACCAGGGCTCATTATGTGATCGGCAGCGATGTCTTCGGCCCCATGGGCAGAGAGTTGATTCCCTTTGCCAGGGAAGCGGATGCCCGCGAGTTCCTGAATGACCATAACGGCAAAAGGATACTCACCTTCAAGGAGGTCACGCAGGGTATCGTCGCCTCGCTCGACTGAGACGGCGCACGGCTGCTGATCCGGAGCCTGCCTGCATCAAGGTTTTGTAGAAGGAGATAAAAATTCGTATAATTTTAGTAACGTTATGCGAAAACGGAGGATGTCATGGCACGTGTCTACCTGCTGGTCAATGTCTTGCCGGGGAAGGATGTTTCGATCAGGGATTCGCTCAGGGGAATAAAGGGAGTGGTGAACGCGGACCTGGTGACCGGCCCTTATGATATCATCGCGGTGCTCGAGGCGCCGGACTCCTCTGAGATCTTCAATAATATCATTAAGAAGATCAGAAGGCTGAAGGGCATAAACCGCACCGAGACCTTTGTAGCGATCGAGTAGTATGCAGCCTCCCGGCGCCGATATAGAGCGGGCTGAGCGGCTGAGGGAGGTCTTCCAGAACCTCTACGAGGTGAACAAGAGAATCCCTGTCATTGTCGAGGGCAGAAGGGATGTGAGCGCCCTCAGGAAGATCGGCCTCATCGGCGAGATCATCCCCCTCCACGGCGGCAAGGGGTTCTACGAGTTTTCAGAGGATATCGCCGAGCGTTTTCACCGGGTGCTCCTCCTCATGGATTGGGACGAGAAGGGGGAGCAGCTTCTGAAGACCCTCTCGGTGCACCTGAAAGGCCATTGGGAAGAGTTCGCCCCGTTCAGGGAGATCATAAAGGTGCTCTGCCAGAAGGATGTGAAGGATATCGAGGGCGTCCCCGTCCTCCTCGAACGGCTGGCCGGCGCTGAGGTGACCGTGGGCGAGCCGGAAGAGGGCGAGGGGTTCCGGGACGATTTATGATACAATCCTTCGGGCAGAGGGGCGAGGAGCTCGCCGTCGCCTATCTGAAGGGCCGGGGGTATGCCATCCTCCACCGCAACTACCGGACCCCCCTCGGCGAAGCGGACATCATCGCCAGGCACGAGGGGGCGCTCGTCTTTATCGAGGTGAAGGCCCGGAGCACCGTCGCCTTCGGCCAGCCGTTCGAGGCGGTGGATCTCCGCAAGCAGGAAAAGCTCAAGAAGATCGCTCTTTATTATGTGAAGCATAAGAAGGTCGATGCGCCGGTCCGGTTCGATGTCATAAGCATCATAGCCGGGAATGGAAAGGAAGAGATAAAGCATATAAGGGAAGCCTTTTGAAGGCCGTAACGCGTGATGCGTAAAGCGTAACGGGATAGGGGAGTCTTACCGGTGACCGATTCAGTACCGATCACGCATCACGGATTACGGATCACGAAATCATGTTTGTTTACCTGAACGATAAGGTTGTGCCTGCTGCAGAGGCGAAGGTCTCGGTCTTCGATCACGGTTTTTTGTACGGTGACGGGATCTACGAGACCCTGCGCGTTTATGACGGCGTCGTCTTTCTCCTCGACGAGCACCTGGAGCGGCTCTACCGCTCCGCCTCGCTGATAGGGCTCGATGTCCCGAAGGACATAGCCGGGATAAAGCTGGCCCTCTACGAAACGCTCCAGGCGAACGAGCTGAAAGAGGCGTATGTGCGGCTGACCGTTTCGCGGGGCGAGGGCGAGATAGGGCTCGACCCCGCGCTCTGCCGGCAGCCGACCTTCGTCGTGATAGCCAAGGAGCTGAAGGAGTATCCCCGCTCCTACTATAGTGAGGGGATCGATATCATCATCGCGGAGACGAAAAGAAACCATCGCGAGGCCCTCAACCCCCAGATCAAGTCGCTCAACTTTCTGAAC
Protein-coding sequences here:
- a CDS encoding nitrous oxide reductase accessory protein NosL, which codes for MKRASIVTVVFLLAAAAAVAFAQEDIKKAQACKYCGMDREKFSHSRMLIDYDDGVSVGTCSIHCAAVDLSLTIDKTPKMTGVGDFATKRLVDAEKAYWVLGGSKPGVMTKRAKWAFGQKGDAEAFMKENGGKLVTYDEAMKAAYEDMYQDTKMIRDKRKMMKMKSTERHAQ
- a CDS encoding nitrous oxide reductase accessory protein NosL, encoding MKRPETVIGAALVAVLFTLSPFAAGSAEGPLKPSPKDKCPVCGMFVAKYVDWIAGVTFKDGSSAIFDGAKDMFKYLFAIKKYAPARNRQDIEKIYVTDYYTLKMVDGTRAHYVIGSDVFGPMGRELIPFAREADAREFLNDHNGKRILTFKEVTQGIVASLD
- a CDS encoding Lrp/AsnC ligand binding domain-containing protein, producing MARVYLLVNVLPGKDVSIRDSLRGIKGVVNADLVTGPYDIIAVLEAPDSSEIFNNIIKKIRRLKGINRTETFVAIE
- a CDS encoding YraN family protein; amino-acid sequence: MIQSFGQRGEELAVAYLKGRGYAILHRNYRTPLGEADIIARHEGALVFIEVKARSTVAFGQPFEAVDLRKQEKLKKIALYYVKHKKVDAPVRFDVISIIAGNGKEEIKHIREAF
- a CDS encoding aminotransferase class IV, which encodes MFVYLNDKVVPAAEAKVSVFDHGFLYGDGIYETLRVYDGVVFLLDEHLERLYRSASLIGLDVPKDIAGIKLALYETLQANELKEAYVRLTVSRGEGEIGLDPALCRQPTFVVIAKELKEYPRSYYSEGIDIIIAETKRNHREALNPQIKSLNFLNNILAKIEARHAGAYEAIMTNVDGFLAEGTISNIFFVKDAVLCTPSIEVGILDGITRRLVLDLATRTSIEVREGAFTPDDLFNAAEVFITNTTMEVMPVSRAGGISFSVGETAKLLHTLYRQEVNGYVREKKGEGPSLWQ